atatctattctgtatgacttaaagcagttatgacatgggctgactttctcacccaataaaggaatatttcatataataataataataataataataataataataataataatggattggatttatatagcgcttttcaaggcacccaaagcgctttacaataccactattcattcactctcacattcatacactggtggaggaaagttacagttgtagccacagctgccctggggcagactgacagtctactcttcattctatcagaaacagttatcacagcttgtacattttctttttataaatatatgtaagcaatgagccaaatttagtaatgccaacatactgaaggaacaacatttgtctcttatatatgatacacctatatatgcactgtcaaagatacttgtctttgagtgaagatttaaggtgataagacatgtaaataactgcaacttgaatctgtactgaagctcagtatttgacacagagttcatgttcactgctgtaatagctaataatgattaatataataactataatattggccatattatatttacattaccaaagtgatatgactttagtctcatgaacaacatcagctaattcttATTTACTAATTAATCTTGAAataactgttcagtacagaaatgaagcccaaaaatcatgttttactgtcctgtggtctcagcctcagatacttatcaaatcacacaaagctcttgtagaaacaaacaaacaaatgaacaaaatatgttctccctcatttctgtcaaaccaagttgtatgacacgtttccagcggttagtatcatggttgctaggcaacctgggaagcgcgacggagactagaccgtcccatccgattgttcagtctgacgtcactagccgtgtctgggtctaaactctgctgcaggtccatatatcaaacaatcactgtggcattactgagagttgaaaaactgtctaaagtctttcatctttaataaaatgatcagcgttctgctctaccaggtgtaacaattgagtttaacatccaggcatccatgaaaacggaatttatgacatttaacggcgttagaagttagcagggagttagctcgctagcttctatctaaatacaatatagcatgtcctgactgcggggttttggaaacaaattaaaacgtacagctctgctatcacttccagcataaatgaacacagaaaactaaacagcagtgacgtttgtagggttactgaagttgggctagctggtatataatgatgtgctacgtgaccgctagcgacacagctatgttagcataatataaacaagctaactttctttccactcgataaaagttaacgtgagtgttctcggtggtcagaaacaaatgtaattgcatggcaggatgctgtaaaaggactgagataatccatccacaatacgaggttagtcattcatatactgctgcatgggctgggctgtagttacatccaaaggttttaaaaactgagcttacataaatgattagtggtaataaaagccgagggaggtcaacagggatcactgactgttttaggagctttttgagatcaaatagaagaaaatacataacattaaacatgttaacaacagaaaagccatattaaacgcagactactttagacccggaagtaggattcgtcgcgtcatcactgaacaaccggatacagacaaacttgccgtttattttgcaaatcgagctcaacactgcccctagcgtcctggagcacttccgttgtattttggaatttgcatgtgtttttgagtttgcaagtgttttggattttgcaagtgttttggaatttgtacgtgttttggattttgcaagtgttttttagtttgcaagtgttttggaatttgtacgtgttttggagtttgcatgtgttttggaatttgcatgtgttttggagtttgcaagtgttttggaatttgtacgtgttttggaatttgtacgtgttttggaatttgcatgtgttttttagtttgcaagtgttttgggttttgcaagtgttttggagtttgtacgtggtttggaatttgcatgtgttttggattttgcaagtgttttggagtttgtacctGTTttagagtttgcatgtgttctttagtttgcaagtgttttggattttgcaagtgttttggagtttgtacctGTTttagagtttgcatgtgttctttagtttgcaagtgttttggattttgcaagtgttttggagtttgtacctGTTttagagtttgcatgtgttctttagtttgcaagtgttttggattttgcaagtgttttggagtttgtacctGTTttagagtttgcatgtgttctttagtttgcaagtgttttggattttgcaagtgttttggagtttgcaagtgttttggagtttgtacgtgctttgtctctaggggccaccgtacgaCATAAGGTAAGTTTAaattttgttcatatttttgctACAGTTGTGTTATATTAAGTTGCGGTTATGTTGTGAAAGTTACATAtcagagaaggaaagctagtttTGTACGAAACCAAATCAGTACTATTTTTGTCTGGCTAATTCATTCTAGCTAGCGACAGTGATGaaacgtgattttttttgttttttattcggagatgtttctgttttattaggAGACTGTCTCACCCCAACATCGTCAGACTCATGGCAGTTGCCCGCACTGAGTCCTGCTTTTTGTTGGCAGCTGAATACATTCATGGCGCAACCCTGCAGCAAGTGCTTCACACAGACAGCTGCTACTCTTAATAGTCTGTGTTGTTGAAGGATTCAGCActtcttatgtttttttttaatccatttttAGACAGCGATGAGATCGGCTACACACTCCACAGAAGCCCAGagttactgttaatatcaaaaatataatgctgtcctttgagattttaacatttaagacTGTGAGTGTAATGGatctaaaactgtttaaatctcTTCAGCCTGGTAACAaggaaactttaaaaacagaagcagaagGTTTCAGTAGTGTAGTctaatttgttctttttatttaataataatccaTATTATGTATAACAGCTACATTCACCCTGGAGAGAAACTAGTGAGGGAGACCATCAGGACCAAGCTGGGTTTCCTGGGTCCAGAGGTTTGGAGAaacttcttccctttctttcatcacagctgtcctgtgccagaAGTTCTGTTGACCCACTGAAAGAGGCATCATTTAAGAAACACCAGGAACACTGAAGCTCATCGCATTGATCAAACAGGACTCAtgatcttcaccagcagctccctcacagGGAAATCTTCAGCACTCCTCCGTAGGCCCGCCCCAGAAGATGgataaacccagcatttcatgaacactgtGATGGAGACCTTTGGTTTGTGTAATGTTACAAATACTCGGATACTCCCCAGAGGCTCCGGACTTTTACATAAAGGTATTATATtcagtcctgtagaaagttaaatatttaaaaagatatgatcctctctggttactctggtatgaatAACTCTGAATCACTTTATACTTTAACCTTTGTATTGTTTTCATCagttcattttgcagttaacatgtgaacatggatgaccacctttttttttgagaactgagacctgacaattttttttctgatacctgacaatttttttttgagaactgagacctgacaaatttttttttgagaactgagacctgacaattttttgtctgatacctgacaacttttttcttgagaactgagacctgacaattttttgtctgatacctgacaacttttttcttgagacctgacgatgtcctaaaatgtacaccgTACTCGAGGTCGAGGCATTTTTCAGAAAGCGATGTCACTTGCCCACGGAGCGTCTCAACTTTGTTCTCCAACTCCCGTATTGCATCGGATGAGCCGCTAGCCGTGTTGGCTAGCTCTTGCAGCGTATGGCCATGTGACTCTATCTCGTTCCTTAGCGTTGTTATGGCTTTGTCATTCTCGGCTTTCAAGCTGGCTATCTCCCCTCTTAATACAGCTGTGACTTCTGAGATCTTATTTTCAATTTTGTCACAAATTTCAACCTTAACACCTGCCAGTTCAGAGCGGAGTGCCGCAATAGCCCCCAACACTATATTGTCTGTGCTCGTGACGGTTCCGCTGGCGTCTTTACTGTGGCCAGAGGCTTCACTCGGGCCTTCCCCGTCCGGCGTGTCCAACTTTGGCAAAACTTTTTTGGGCATTTTCAACTGGTGTGTAGACACCCAGCCACTTTATCAGACAGTAGTTTAAGTTACCTTCGGTTACTGCCTATAATTACGGTCTATTTGGAGTTTTAGGATCGAAATTAAGCGGAGCTACTGCCGTGTCAACCTCACCCACTCATCGCCAAAACCGCATCACAGTGAGACCTGTGTGAAATTATCCAGCTCAATGTTGTTACAAATTTTGCGTAGTGACAGTCACTGAAggattaattcttttttttattgaggCTGCATGCTGTCAGATCTCTGATAACAAGATGGTTCGGCCTCCAGGCTCAGCTGGGTTTGGTGTTAATGCTGGTGTTGGGAGTCGCGGCCAGTGTAAGCTCAGTGTCTGCGTATACGCTGGGCGCCCGCGCCTGTGTTTGTTATGTAGAGGAGGGGCTGGGGCTGCCGTAGTTGGGGTGCTCGCTTCAGGTTATTCATATTGGTTGTAGAGGACTCAGCATTTGAGCCTATGGAAAGAGAGGGAATAACAGAATGAATGCTCAGTACAGTGATGACGAAAGGTGAAAGAGGAATGATACTTGAAGATTGGAGACACATGAACATGAGTTATTTAAAGGCTATGTGTATGTATAATGTCATGTATATACCTGAGGGGTGTAATCATGTGAAGCTGAGCAGTAGAAAATACACTTTACATGTTTTGCATATTATAAAATGTACATCAGGAGGTTTCTCAGATTGTGCTCGGCAGTGTAACAACTTTAAGGAAGACTATCTCCTCACAGGCAGTGAAATTGGTTTACCTGTTTGCTGGCTGCTGTGGGGAGGCCTGACTTTGGCGAGAGGAGGGACCCCTCGGTACTGGGGGCGTAGCATAGGGGCCTGGGGTTGAACATTAATGTGGAGATGAGGGTCTGATGTGCTGTCCAGAGGGCGAAACCTCTGAGCTGTGCTCGTCTTGGTTTGAGGTACCTGGAAGTTAGATGAAGAACACTAATAGACTCATCTTCCAAGACACACGGCATACGCCCATACCAGTGACATATATGTAGTGACATAGTACACAGAGGGAATAACTCTAATATACAGTCTATAGTACCAAGCGGCTGGCTTAAATCCTTATAAGACAAATGATTACCACAAAAGAAGCCACCCCAGACCAGTCATATTAGTCCTCTTGTTAACATAGACTACTGATAATCTACAGACATCAACATTATGTGACACCTTTCACGTGTCTTGTGGCAGTTTGAAAAGAAAGCCAAATACTAACCGCTTGACCTGTGACCTCGAAAGAGCGTGAGCGTCTCTTTTTGCGACGGCCTTCTAAGTCTGCCTCGCGAGGCGTTTGGTTCTTGTTGAGCACCTGTCTGTTACGTGGGCGTGTCCAGGTCACATGCAAACCAGGTCCCTCCCCGGTGCTGCTGGACAGGTTATCGTCTGAAGTGGCGTGTCTCAGCTCGGGGCTGGGCTGCCTGACGCGCCTCATTGGCAAACCTCTAGGGGGAGCTTCGCTTAAAGAAAGGCTGCTCTTCTGCTTCTTGGGGTCCAGGGGAGATGGTGCAGAAGGTAACCGCAAGACATCCACCTCGAGCGCTTTGGAGCGCCGACGTGCTGCTTTTACTGCAATGTTCTGGACCCCCTTTAAAATCTGCTGCCGTTCTGTGGAGACACAGGTAATTTCTTTTCACTGTCATTTTTAATCTCCATTCACACAACAGAAAGAAAGCTAGTTAACAGAGAAACACTACTTTTCCCCATTAGCACTGATTTAATTGTTATAACTGAAAATCAAtcgctcatattaaacatgaaGAAGATCTGCAGAATATTTCTTGTGTCCTGCTTCAAAAAATACACTTCTAGGTCACCGTGAAATCTGAAGGCTTCATCCTGAGCACTGatgcaaagtgctttaaaaaaatcttacaTCATGGAAACAAACAATCATCAAACTCAAGGGTTTATTGATTTTCTGTTACCTGCATTTAAATACTCCCCCTGTATTTAAACTGTAGATAAAAACTCTGTTAAAATTCCCCAAAGTTCATATGTCCTCATTTGAATATCGTACCATTTATTGAGAGGGGGATATCGGCCCCTGCCTCGCTGCTCTCAGGTGATGAGTCCAGGTGGCTGCTGACACTGTGGCTGAGATGGCTGTAACTCAGAAAGCTCTCAGGAGccagaggctgcagctgcagacgTGAGATGCAGAGTGCCACATTACGATATGACATTCACTGTGGTACTTTGCTTTCAGTCGGTCTGTCTGAGTGTCAGTGAGGATTAATCAATTCTATGGCTCTCcaaaatgaaattttaattCTGAATGGGGCTCTGGTGGACTCTGGTGAACATAACTTTATCTTGCCAATGAATCACATCTCTCAGATGcatttacacaggaaaaaataatgaGCTGGAGGTGATGAAACAAAGATGTAATTCTTTGGTAAGCTTAGCAAAAAAAAAGCCTGAACACAGGAGTCAATAGTGAACATTTTATTATGGACAGGTGAATGTTGAAAAACAAAGGGATTAATAGAGTGAAGTATCTCTGAGAGTGAAATTCAAATATGAAGCCATGTGAAGAGAAGCTCTTCTGCATTTTCTCACAGCTAATAAAGCAAAATGAACAAAACCAGATGGTGTTATAGTTGTGCTTACCTCTCTGTTGCCCTTCCCATTTATGTGGATAGGAGGTGGGGTCATTACTGCTGAATTTTTCATTTGCCTGGCATGAGGGCTGCTCTTGAAAACTCTGTTATTGTCCCTAAAGCCGGGAATAAGAGAACAAAACTGAGAACCTACAGTATGTATCCAGACAGTGTAACGAGTTAAAAAGCTTTAAGGCACACATGAAAAAGATGTCCTCTTACAGATCAGGTTCAGGCAGAATGGGAGGCAGGGTATGTCTGCGTATTTTGGCTTGACCTCGCCTGTTATCTGAGCACATGTTACGTATGCTCTCCTGGTCTGAATCTATGTCCTGCATGTTGTCACGGCCGCGAGAAGGCAAGGCGATTTTAGGAAGCGAGACCTCCTGGAAGTAAGCACATAGGAGTTAGTTGTACCTTGTGTTCTTCTAAGCTTAATACTACTATAGTATCACTTAGTTTAGACTTTACGTGTCAGCTGTGGTTACCTTGATGGTCTGCCTGATTGTCACCTTTTCTAGGCCAATTGCTTTCTCCAGTTTCCTATCATCTAGTTCCTTCATGTACATATCATACAGCTCCTGAAGGTGTGGAGGTACGGGCAGACTGTGGTCTGTAACACGGAGGATAATTCATGTCAGGAAATaatttcataaaaaaaacaaatcaaaaacaacTGATGAGCTCCTTCATGATTATTCAATTGTCTAACTTTCTGGTTCAAAGTAACCTCATTTCACTTCATTGATATTAAACTGTAAAGGGCCTAATAACCCAGTTAGCAGTGCTATATGTATTTAGAtgatctttgtttttaacaaACTTCGGAGTCATAATGCTCACATACTCACCATCAATGAACTGTCTCTGCTGCTGAATAATTTCGTCACACAGGTGTCTGTGCTGTTCAAAACGCTGCACCACAAAGTTTTTCTGTCGGATCACGTTGTCTTTGAGCAGAGCGTGGGACTGCATCTCTGCGTTCTCAATCTCCAGCTCGTGGACCTTACAGAGAAGTCCTAGGACCTCGCGTTGCTCCTCTGAGCTAACCCGCCGCGGCAGCAGCTCCTCCAAGCGCCGGGCCTGATCCCGAAGCTCCAGAAACCTACGCTCAAGCAACGCCTTTAAACAAAAGGTATAAAggcacattttaaaaagcagacTGTATTTCAGACACTAAAAATATTATGTATGCACTACAGTCAAAGGTTTTATGAGAACGATTCTGTTTTCTGCTATTTTTTTCTAGTTGTAGACAGATATTCCCACCTTCTCCTTGTGAATCTTTTTCTGTTCAGCCATGAGTGCAACCAGATTTTCTCGAGCTATTGCCACCTCCTGAGTCTCCGTGGTGTCTGGAGGAGACTCTGAGGAATCAGAGTCCTTCTCGCTTTCATCCTTATTGACACTTTCCTTCCTCCTCTCCGCACGCCACTTTCTCCTGCGCCTGCTGCGCTCCTGTTCCCAGCTAAGAGAAGAAAATTACACATGGTCACTGACAGAGACAATAATATCTGGTTAATGAAGGCACATTTGAAAGTACATAGTTGAAAAAGtcttctgttttaaaaaaaaaaaaaaaatgcggCCAATAAAATTCAttattacatttgatttatgttgtttttttgtttttttgatcaGACTTATTGTCAGGGGTTTGACATTAGTTCAAACACATCACTGGGTCATAACACTtacaataatttatatttatataatccACAAACACTGACACTTTCAGGCAACTTTAAGCacgacaaagacatgctgtgagtTTTCAACATATTATCAAATAGCTGGATTTAATAATGTTACAAAGAGAAATACAGGATAAATAGTGTTGGTTAAAGAAgggagaaacatgacaaaaaggCTTGAAACTGACTCTGTAATAGTTAAAAGATTGTTAGAGGTGGCAATCTGGATCTCcatgttgttgttttccagCTCCATCAGGCTCTTCCTGATCTGCATCTGTTGGCGGAAGGCATCCAGAAGCTGCTCCCTCAACAGATCCATCTCCTCTCGACTCTGCTGGCTGGAGTGGGCCTGGACCTCTGCTACAAGGGAAGGGATGGAGATTAGACTCAAAGAGCTCAAAAAGCAGGTATTTTTCAAATATTAAAGTCAGCTGTGAGTGCGAGACCTTACCCTGAACATTGCGGATGTCAGCTCGGTCAGAATTGAGCTGTCGACTCGCCTGTTCGGCAATCTTCTTTTTCAACCTCTCGATCTCGCAGCGCAGGTCTGAGATGATATTGGTGTACTGAGCAATGTGGTATGACACATTTATCATGTTCTTCTTCACCTAAAGGACAAAGATGACAAAGAATACTTGAGATATACTTTGGATATATGAATTATACAATAGAAGTTGGATTTCTAACTGCAGAAAGTTGAGTTGAAGCTACATTAATTTATTTAACTTCTGCTAGAGTGAAGCAACACTGAGACATAAAATATTACTCAGCTCACCCGTGTTCGAATACTTTTGGCACGGTCTGCATATGTCAGCGTGTTACGAGACTCCTCAAAAGCTACAGAGGCAGGGCTAATATGGGCTATCATGACCGTTCGGCTGTTTCCGCCCAAGGAGtccttttgtttaaaaaaagaatgataaatataaatacacacacaaaaaacatctAAATCATCAACACAGATGGTCCCATATAAACCTTTAGAGGACTGTACCTTCAGGAGACGAGTCAACTTGCTGTCTCGATAGTTGACATACTTGTTACCATTTTTGTCACTCAGGGCGTTAATGCAGTTGCCCAAAGCCAGGAGGGAGCGGTTGATGTGGGCCCCTTCCTTCAAACGCTGACCTCTATTTTGAgtctgataaaataaaataaaaatggatgAGTAATGAGAAAACTTCaaatatgcttttaaaaaaggaaaatattccCCCGTTTCTTTTACTGCTCTGAAGGTGATTTaagtaatataataataataataataataataataataataataataataataataataataataataatataataataacagtaatattaTGATAACACTTACTTTTGGgtggcactgacaaaaaaaCTGAATAAGTATCAACAGATTAACACAGTTTAAACCTTTTAAATTAATAAGTTATACTAAATAGAGGATTCATTAATGATGGTGATATTTGAGCTATGTTTTCACAGGCTTTACAGCCCCCGGACACCAGGGGAGTGTCAACATTAGTAAGCTATTGTTGGCTGTTTCTTTCGGTGGTGTAGTTGACATGTTTCCACTCCTGACCAATAGATGGCATTAGCTCCAATGCTTGGTCCATCTAGTACTAAAATAACACAACCTCACCTTTTGCTAACTACATGGATGCCTCTTGTTTACAGGGAGAGAAAATGTTCTTTGCAGCTTCATGTGACTAACACCTGTGAGGTATGCTCAGCCTTGTAATGCGCAACTCATCAATATTATGCCTTTGAATCATTCAAATAGTCTCCATGACAAATAAGTGCTCTCACAGCCTGACCGCATGATTATCTCATGGTGAAGAACAACAAGCCTGTGGTAAAATGAGCATCAGTGACAAGCTATTCAAATGAAGGAATAACGCAGTCTCAACCTGAACAactgccaaaaagaaaaaaacaactgaacaaATACTTGAGTTTTTCTCACTTAACCGCTTGCAAAGAAAAGGTCAAGGCGATAATAGAACCCAGAAAATGAACTGGCTCGCAGATTCTCTTCATCGCTGTACTGATAAATATCAGTGTGACAATACTAAAAAGAAATTCCATGTACTGCTCTTCGCTTTTATATCTGTCATTCTTATTTTCTCTGTGAAGAATGTGCTTTAATATGTCATCTTCCAAGTCTTTATTTTGTGTTAGTTTTCTGTAGAAATATCTAGAACACTTTTCATAAATtcctggaaaacaaaacagtgttgtctaaaaaaagaaaaaaagtgcagaCATCAGATTTCATTTATGAAAAGAAATGAGTTGTGATACCATTAACACAGTTACGGGATTCATGTTTCTGACCACCTGTCAAATTTAAGTCCACTATGAACTGTTTTTGACTCTACTTAGGTAGAGGTTGCAGGTATCGTGtcacaaatatatgttaaaatgaaaaaacaaaagctggtGGCCACTGGTGGACATATCCTACTGGATCAAGGGACTctgattatattatattttttataagTCTCCTAAGATTTATGATAACGTCTATCCTCTGAAGAAATCATTCATTGTTGCCCATGGAGACACGATTCATGGAGCAAACCCTTGTACTGTATACAGACACATCACATTAGCCACAGCCTTGAATCTTGACTTCGGTGGGTAAGCACTTGATAAAAGTAGCTTCACCCACACTCACTCCCTctgaataaatatatacatatataaatatatatatgtacacacacctGTGCTGCTCGTTCGGAGCCGGCGAGGTCAATCATGAAGAGGCGTGCAAAGCGGACCTCCTGCAGAACGTCACGACAGCGGCTCTGCTGTTTGACAGCTACTTGTAGCACAGCGTGGGAGCGAGATGACGTCTGATTGGCGGCTGTTGGCTCCTGGGTGCGCTGTTTGTTGCCCTTCATGAGGAGCTCCATGATCTAGAAAAACACAGGTGTGAGTTATTTCTGGTCTTTGTAATTTCTGAGTGTTTTGATTGAAATAAATGGGTCATGTAGTGCTTGGAAAGGTAAACTGACTCACCTCTTGAGCATTGATGGTGGACACCTCTGTGATTCCAGCAACCTGAATAACTCCCTTAGAATCTTCTCTTAGGTCTAAGAAGCCTGAGGATGGATTCAGCAGGTCACGGATCATCTCATTGTAGATCTAATAACAAACAgaatatatgtataaatatgaACGGACCTGTAATAAAGATCATAAAGCTAGGTTACAGACACACATTAACTGCGAAAATGCTTACATCCATGGAAAAGGCTTCATTCAGCCTTTCAGGCCTCCTGCATAGACTGAAACCTGGTACAAAAACATCAAGTGCTACATTTTCAGCAACTTGTCATTAAATAACCTCTACTTGTTGGGTGGCAAGCTGTCATCAAATTAACGTCAGTGCGCTTTTTCATGAAAGCAGAATTGAAGTGACTTCTCTGAACTGACAGTAATGGCGTGAGCGTGAAGGCCCACAGCCACATAAAAACCCAGTGTAGGAAGTTACATCCTGGAAAGTGACCACTGGACGACAATCTGCCAGTGGGTTGGAAATGTTAaagatgctttttatttgtcgAGCAGACAAACCCACAAACGCTAACAAGAGGATGCTTTTACTGCCACTGACAGCTGGGTGGTTGTTCCGTTATTTTCTCCATTGGTACACTATGATTGCTGGTGATGTTTAAACAAGCCCGAGTGTACAGCAGCTCTGAGAGGTTCTACTGAATCATAGTGGTACTTTGAGCTAAAGGTTAAAATACACTCATGGTAAACGTGCTAGAATCACTGTTAGCACAAGACACAGCTAAGATATACGTTCACAATACAAAGTGTTGAATAAATTTAACACTTGACAAGATGAtggctttaaaagaaaataatggaATGATTAAAGATTGCTGGatagtcagaaatattacagtGTAATACATCAAAGCTAGCAAAGAGGATACAAAAACAACTGTCAGTGCAAACTATCGCAAAATCTACTTAAATAAATACCAACAATCAGCCTAATGCTGTCATGATATTAGAAATGTAATTGCTAGTGAGACTACCAGCTGAATTAATGATTCTTGATACGCAAT
Above is a genomic segment from Maylandia zebra isolate NMK-2024a linkage group LG8, Mzebra_GT3a, whole genome shotgun sequence containing:
- the kif19 gene encoding kinesin-like protein KIF19 isoform X1; the protein is MKDTGESKDHQLTVALRIRPLSDAEQEEGATIVAHRVDDQMVVLMDPMEDPDDILRANRSREKTYMFDVAFDFSASQEEVYRATTKGLIEGLISGYNATVFAYGPTGCGKTYTMLGTDKEPGIYVRTLNDLFRAIEETSDDMLYSVSMSYLEIYNEMIRDLLNPSSGFLDLREDSKGVIQVAGITEVSTINAQEIMELLMKGNKQRTQEPTAANQTSSRSHAVLQVAVKQQSRCRDVLQEVRFARLFMIDLAGSERAAQTQNRGQRLKEGAHINRSLLALGNCINALSDKNGNKYVNYRDSKLTRLLKDSLGGNSRTVMIAHISPASVAFEESRNTLTYADRAKSIRTRVKKNMINVSYHIAQYTNIISDLRCEIERLKKKIAEQASRQLNSDRADIRNVQAEVQAHSSQQSREEMDLLREQLLDAFRQQMQIRKSLMELENNNMEIQIATSNNLLTITDWEQERSRRRRKWRAERRKESVNKDESEKDSDSSESPPDTTETQEVAIARENLVALMAEQKKIHKEKALLERRFLELRDQARRLEELLPRRVSSEEQREVLGLLCKVHELEIENAEMQSHALLKDNVIRQKNFVVQRFEQHRHLCDEIIQQQRQFIDDHSLPVPPHLQELYDMYMKELDDRKLEKAIGLEKVTIRQTIKEVSLPKIALPSRGRDNMQDIDSDQESIRNMCSDNRRGQAKIRRHTLPPILPEPDLDNNRVFKSSPHARQMKNSAVMTPPPIHINGKGNRELQPLAPESFLSYSHLSHSVSSHLDSSPESSEAGADIPLSINERQQILKGVQNIAVKAARRRSKALEVDVLRLPSAPSPLDPKKQKSSLSLSEAPPRGLPMRRVRQPSPELRHATSDDNLSSSTGEGPGLHVTWTRPRNRQVLNKNQTPREADLEGRRKKRRSRSFEVTGQAVPQTKTSTAQRFRPLDSTSDPHLHINVQPQAPMLRPQYRGVPPLAKVRPPHSSQQTGSNAESSTTNMNNLKRAPQLRQPQPLLYITNTGAGAQRIRRH
- the kif19 gene encoding kinesin-like protein KIF19 isoform X2; amino-acid sequence: MKDTGESKDHQLTVALRIRPLSDAEQEEGATIVAHRVDDQMVVLMDPMEDPDDILRANRSREKTYMFDVAFDFSASQEEVYRATTKGLIEGLISGYNATVFAYGPTGCGKTYTMLGTDKEPGIYVRTLNDLFRAIEETSDDMLYSVSMSYLEIYNEMIRDLLNPSSGFLDLREDSKGVIQVAGITEVSTINAQEIMELLMKGNKQRTQEPTAANQTSSRSHAVLQVAVKQQSRCRDVLQEVRFARLFMIDLAGSERAAQTQNRGQRLKEGAHINRSLLALGNCINALSDKNGNKYVNYRDSKLTRLLKDSLGGNSRTVMIAHISPASVAFEESRNTLTYADRAKSIRTRVKKNMINVSYHIAQYTNIISDLRCEIERLKKKIAEQASRQLNSDRADIRNVQEVQAHSSQQSREEMDLLREQLLDAFRQQMQIRKSLMELENNNMEIQIATSNNLLTITDWEQERSRRRRKWRAERRKESVNKDESEKDSDSSESPPDTTETQEVAIARENLVALMAEQKKIHKEKALLERRFLELRDQARRLEELLPRRVSSEEQREVLGLLCKVHELEIENAEMQSHALLKDNVIRQKNFVVQRFEQHRHLCDEIIQQQRQFIDDHSLPVPPHLQELYDMYMKELDDRKLEKAIGLEKVTIRQTIKEVSLPKIALPSRGRDNMQDIDSDQESIRNMCSDNRRGQAKIRRHTLPPILPEPDLDNNRVFKSSPHARQMKNSAVMTPPPIHINGKGNRELQPLAPESFLSYSHLSHSVSSHLDSSPESSEAGADIPLSINERQQILKGVQNIAVKAARRRSKALEVDVLRLPSAPSPLDPKKQKSSLSLSEAPPRGLPMRRVRQPSPELRHATSDDNLSSSTGEGPGLHVTWTRPRNRQVLNKNQTPREADLEGRRKKRRSRSFEVTGQAVPQTKTSTAQRFRPLDSTSDPHLHINVQPQAPMLRPQYRGVPPLAKVRPPHSSQQTGSNAESSTTNMNNLKRAPQLRQPQPLLYITNTGAGAQRIRRH